TGGCGCAGGTGGGCAAGGAAGCCAATGCCATCAACAAGGCGGCGGGTTTCTATCTGACAGCGACCCTATGACCCTACCCACGCGCTGGCGCCGCGTCGTCCGAGAGTCCTTCAAGCGCTGGGTACGCTCGCAGGACACCCAGGAGGTGCTGGCCGCCTCGTCGCTGCAGGCCTGGCTGTGCTCCGCGCTGGCCATCCCGGCGGTGCTGGCGCTGGCGACGTGGGCCCCCGGGGCGAAGCACTTCTTCGATCTGCACTTCGGCAAGGCGCTGGCGTGCCTGCTGCCCGCGCTCGCTCTGGGCATCGGCTTTGGCCTGAGGCACCGGAGCCGCCAGCGTATCGATGACGAGGGCTGGCTGCACGTGCTGTTGGGGACGGCCGCCTTGCAGTTCTTCCTGGCGGCGTTGATGGCGCTGGCGGTGATGCCGGGGGCCATGGTGTTCGCGGCGGTGCTGCTCTTCACCACCGGCTACCACGGCCGGCTGCACCGCGTGGCGCCCACGCAGCCCTTCCTCGCGCTGGGCTCGGCGGTGGCGCTGGGGCTGGCGTCGCTGCTGGCCCGCGAGGAATCCCACGTGGCCCTCTTCGCCGTCCTGGGGCCGCTGGCGATCATCCTGGAGCTGTACTCGGGCACTTTCGCCCTCAAGCACGACCAGGCCCGCGCCGAGGCCGAGCAGCTGCGCGCCGCCGTGCAGGCGCACATCCTGGAGCAGCAGGAGCGGGACGTGGGCCGGCTGTCCCAGGCGATGGTGCAGATCCTCGGCTACAACCACGACATCAACAACGCGCTGATGAGCGCGAGCGCCGCGGCGGACATCCTGTCCGTCATGGGCGTGCAGCGCAACGCGCTGCCGCGCGCCGAGTTCGAGGAGCTGGTGCGCGAGCTCAACGAGGGCCTCACGCGCATCCGCGAGATGGTGCTGGAGATACGGCAGAAGGGCCGGCGCTCGGTGAGCAGCGAGCCGGAGAACGTGCACATCGTCCCGGTGCTGGAGTCGGTGCGCACGAGTGTCGGCTGGCGCTTCCCGGACGTGCACATCCAGGTGAAGGTGGAGGAGCAGGCCTCGCACGCGCTGGTGCGCGGGGGCATCACCACGCTGAGGCGGGTGGTGGAGAACCTGGTGCTCAACGCGTGCGAGGGAGATGGCGCGCGGGGCGCGGGGAAG
This is a stretch of genomic DNA from Archangium violaceum. It encodes these proteins:
- a CDS encoding sensor histidine kinase, yielding MTLPTRWRRVVRESFKRWVRSQDTQEVLAASSLQAWLCSALAIPAVLALATWAPGAKHFFDLHFGKALACLLPALALGIGFGLRHRSRQRIDDEGWLHVLLGTAALQFFLAALMALAVMPGAMVFAAVLLFTTGYHGRLHRVAPTQPFLALGSAVALGLASLLAREESHVALFAVLGPLAIILELYSGTFALKHDQARAEAEQLRAAVQAHILEQQERDVGRLSQAMVQILGYNHDINNALMSASAAADILSVMGVQRNALPRAEFEELVRELNEGLTRIREMVLEIRQKGRRSVSSEPENVHIVPVLESVRTSVGWRFPDVHIQVKVEEQASHALVRGGITTLRRVVENLVLNACEGDGARGAGKVDILARPEPYSGRLELLIADDGPGFPPERLQAPIEGLSTTKPNGTGLGLYTSECLIRASGGTLERNNRPGGGAQLRILLPRELR